A segment of the Manihot esculenta cultivar AM560-2 chromosome 13, M.esculenta_v8, whole genome shotgun sequence genome:
TCAAAACATTCGAAACCCCACGAAGCCTGCTCGAATACGTGGCTTAAACGGGGTCAACAACAGGAACAGAGCCAACAGCCAGTGTCTGCTCCATGACGAGAGATTCATCATGCGAGATGGAGGAATTTCTGGAGCTTTCCAGAAACACCAAGGTCTCTTCCCACAGCCATAATCCTACCCTTCTCAATATGTTCTCTCCAGAAATTTCCATGCGTCTCTTTAAATATCACCGATTCCATCTCCCATCTTACCCATTATCAATACAAtttagaaaatcataaaaattcacTGCTCATAGAAATACATCAAACATGTCTCAAGCTTTGTCAAATTTGAGCCTTTCTCTTCCTTTACCTTCAAGAAGCAGCATTTCCGGATCAAGAAACTTCTACTTCCTGAAAACAAATGAGTCAGGCTTTAATTCTTCCCTTAAGGCTATGGCAGCAGATAGCAGAGAAAACCTTGACCATCTGCAGAGAGCCAGCAAGCACCAGCAACAGACTCAACCCAAGAAAAGGGTGGCTCCTGTTGCCCCAGTAGGTAATTTATTATTTCCTTCTCAATTATCCCAAGTGTGTTATATTTACAGAACCCAACTTTTGATTTATTTCTGTTTGCCTTCATTTCTGCAGGGCTGTGGGACAGATTCCCAACAGCCAGAACAGTGCATCAGATGCTGGAGTCAATGGAGAGAATGATGGAGGACCCAATTGCATATTCGAGCGGGTGGCCATCAGCACCACAATCACCGATTAATGGAAGTGGCTACGGCGGAGGAAGGACACCATGGGAGATAAAAGAGGGAGAAAGCGCGTACAAAATGCGGTTTGACATGCCTGGAATGACCAAGGAAGATGTGAAGGTGTGGGTTGAAGAGAAGATGCTGATTGTGAAGGCAGAGAAGGTGCCAAAGAAGAAATCAAACGGTGGAAAAAatggggaagaagaagaagaagaagaggaggagtgGTCTGCCAAGAGCTATGGAAAATATAGCAGTAGAATTGCGTTGCCTGAAGACATTCAGTTTGAGAATTTCAAAGCTGAGGTTAAAGATGGAGTCTTGTATATAACCATCCCAAAAGCCAGAACCACTGGCAAGATTCTGGACATCCATGTTCAGTAATTACTTGTGTGTATACAAAAGTTGGTAGCTTTTTGGTTTATTTTCTGCGAAGATTTCTTTGCTTTTTGTTGGTTAACTCGGAAGAAACTACTGCAATTTTGGACTAAACCAG
Coding sequences within it:
- the LOC110629593 gene encoding small heat shock protein, chloroplastic, with product MSQALSNLSLSLPLPSRSSISGSRNFYFLKTNESGFNSSLKAMAADSRENLDHLQRASKHQQQTQPKKRVAPVAPVGLWDRFPTARTVHQMLESMERMMEDPIAYSSGWPSAPQSPINGSGYGGGRTPWEIKEGESAYKMRFDMPGMTKEDVKVWVEEKMLIVKAEKVPKKKSNGGKNGEEEEEEEEEWSAKSYGKYSSRIALPEDIQFENFKAEVKDGVLYITIPKARTTGKILDIHVQ